The following is a genomic window from Lagenorhynchus albirostris chromosome 2, mLagAlb1.1, whole genome shotgun sequence.
GATTTACCTCTTCGTCTCACCCTCACCCCAGAGCACACACTCACTAAATTGGAATGCTGTGTAGAATTGTTTGCACGATTTAAATCCCCCTCTCCCTCCAAACCcccatctttctctgtctctctctacagAGCACTTAAGATAAATGTGCATGCGATACAGCTCTATTCCAGCTGTTCTAGGCAAGGGAAACATAAATTAGTAATTTAGGGCTTTTCTCTTAAGGAACTCAGTCTATAAATCCATGTTGGAACACAGATGAAGTTTCCCCTTGAGccatatttaagaaaatagtttCTCTTTCATGGGACAGAAATGCTGACTGTATTGTGAAGTTGAAAAACTAGTGGAAAAAATTGACGTACAAATGTACTTTACAGACTCTGCAGGTTTTACATAAAATCTGTCAACTCAGGAAGTTCTGTGCCTGTAGACCATTGGGTTGAATATTTGCTGAGCCTAAAAGAGAGACAAATTGTGTTTGTGTTTATTCTTTCCACACTGAGGCTAATTGTTGGCTATACCCTTTGGATATGATAGAATTCTTTGTTCAGAACAACCTCTGTCATTTAAGTAAACTGTTAGGTTGAGAACCAGGACATTCTCTATTTAATGTGaagaggagacctgggttctagccGTCCCCTTGCATGAAGTAGTCCTGGAATGTTGGGCATGACTTCACTGTTCCaggcctctgtcttctcatctctAATAGTGAGAGGCTATCCCGGATGACCTGTAGAATCCCTTCCACTTGTAACACCCCGTGATTCAAGAATTGGAagtaagagaaatggaaataaaaacaaaaataaacaaatgggacctaatgaaacttcaaatcttttgcacagcaaaggaaaccataaacaagaacaaaagacaaccctcagaatgggagaaaatatttgcaaatgaagcaactgacaaaggattaatctccaaaatttataagcagctcatgcagctcaataacaaaaaaacaagcaacccaatccaaaaatgggcagaagacctaaatagacatttctccaaagaagatatacagtttgccaacaaacacatgaaagaatgctcaacatcattaatcattagagaaatgcaaatcaaaactacaatgagatatcacctcacaccagtcagaatggccatcatcaaaaaatctagaaacaataaatgctggagagggtgtggagaaaagggaaccctcttgcactgctggtgggaatgtgaattggttcagccactatggagaacagtatggaggttccttaaaaaactacaaatagagctaccatatgacccagcaatcccactactgggcatataccctgagaaaaccatcattcaaaaagagtcatgtaccaaaatgttctttgcagctctatttacaatagcctggagatggaaacaacctaagtgtccatcattagatgaatggataaagatgtggcacatatatacaatggaatattactcagccataaaaagaaacgaaattgagctatttgtaatgaggtggatggacctagagtctgtcatacagagtgaagtaagtcagaaagagaaagacaaataacgtgtgctaacacatatatatggaatttaagaaaaaaaaatgtcatgaagaacctaggggtaagacaggaataaagacacagacctactagagaatggacttgaggatatggggagtgggaagggtaagctgtgacaaagtgagagagaggcatggacatatatacactaccaaacgtaaaatagctagctggtgggaagcagctgcatagcacagggagatcagcttggtgctttgtgaccacctagaggggtgggatagggagggtgggagggagggagacacaagagggaagagatatgggaacatatgtataactgattcactttgttataaagcagaaactaacacacgattgtaaaccaattatactccaataaagatgtaaaaaaaattttttaataaaaaaagaattggaagtAATTAACTCATAGAATTTTAGCATATACCCAGTTTAAAATTGGggtaaatttttttgtgtgtgtgtgctggagtgctaaagaatattttttagttGTGAAagctatttcttattttatgaataatttcaggggctactttattttttctaggtCCTTCAGTGGTTAAGTATAAATACACAGATTGAATGTGAATTGTAGCATGTCATTTAGCTTCCTTGAGATTATTCCTATatctagaaaatgtaaataatagtATGCTTCATGATTGTCAGGAAAAGCAGATAAAATGTGAAATGGATTATGACAATATATAAACTGCTATTTAAATTTGTGTAATCTTTAAAAAGTTCGAAGATGGGTGTGGACTCAGTTTTCTAGTTACTTTTCATTTACATCTGAATAATTTTATTGTAGGACTGAAATGTAGCAGCTGTGAGCCTTTTCCAGATGGAGCCACAAACAACCTCTCTAGATCAAATTCAGATGACAGTAATTTCTCTGAAAAACTGAGAGCATCCACCGTCATATACCATCCAGAAGGAGAATCCAGCACAGCCCCCTTTTTTTCTACTGATTCTTCTCtaaatttgcctgttctagaagtAGGCAGAACTGAAAACCCCACCTTCTCTTCAACTACGCTTCCTAGACCTGGGGACCCTGGGGCTCCTCCTTTGCCACCAGAGCTGCAGTTAGAAGAAGAAGGAACTTGTGGAAACTCTAGTGAGATGTTTCTTCCCTTAAGATCACGTGCTCTTTTGCGGCAATGACAGTttactgcattttaatttttttaatggtgacaaaaaatatttgaaaggataTGAATCATCTTATAAAATTGCTATAATGACTTATTAACATTTGATACATGTCTTATAATGCAACGTAAACATACTttgtaaatagaattttttagaataaaagaagTATACTTGTAGATAGCTAAAGTAACTCTTGTTGATCATGTACTCTTcagtattttctcttcatttttgagGTAAtttagtgttttcacttttttttatgttttaagacTAATTTTAATAGAGAACATTTCTCTGTTTGAGAATAGAGTCTTAGGCTGGGAACAATGTTTCTTCTCTGTGCATTTGTGCTAGTAAGTTTCACAGTCTAATAGTCCTTTCCAACCATGCAACAGTACATTTTCAGAATTAAGCTGTTCCTATTCATAATAAAGCCAAtcactgctgggaaaactgcCAGCTACAGAAAAGAATCTTTTTCCCACTCAATTGGGCTTACAGGTACTTAGAAAGTCCCCTTCTGATTCAGAGAAATATCTAATGGAGTTTGAGCCACCTACGGTGCCAATTTGccaaaatacatttcttattaaTCTTACTAATTAATACTACTTTCTTAAGATTTTCACACTCtttgctttatcattttcattCCTAAAGAAAAATCTTGACATAAACTTCAGTTATTACATATAatttaatgagattttaaaaatactttttctgtacTTTTTGTTCCCTTTTAATGAGGACCACTGTACAGTTGAAATAATTAGAACAAAatggtttttgtgtgtgtatatgtgacaATTCTGTTTTTAGTACTATTTGGAACAAGCGGGCCATTAGCTAGATATGTCTTTTTGTTCTATGACAAAGTTTGACtaattttacaaatttataaatcttctttcattattttcattaaactATATCTATTTCTAGATATCTGTCTCATATATATTTCCACTACTTGCAAAAAGCAGAGATGGAAATATGCTATtaagaataaatgtttttaagttgTAGTGCtgtgttttggaagtttcagaTTTTCCAATAGGAAATAAATACCTAAAACTTTTTTATATGCACCAATTTTAATAGGAAACATTAATTCAGGTTGTAAGATGGAGTTGCACTTCTGGATGGACTGATGAAATTATCAATCGTGAAGAAGACTggcatattgatttttaaaaaattttaaagactggGTGATTTTTGtagtataaacattttttaacgATTATGGAGAAATATGTTTCACCTCCAGGGTAGCATAACAAAATagtggcaattaaaaaaaaaatagtggtgtAATACTTAAACCTTTTTCAAAAGCAGAAGCAagctttcatttcattaattaaaataaaatttgatatgcagttacttttttaaaaatttaaataggaTTTATTTGGAATCAAAGATCATAATTTAGATATGGTGTAGCACctatatttatagttttctttcagACTGTTGACTAACTACGTAGACAATAAAATTAAGGTTTTAACAAACTTAGgcttttggttttctgaatcctatgaaatcagtttatttttcatttaaacacTGAAAACCAGCTGTTgccaaaaatgtatacatttgaaTGATACTGTGACATGACATGTGCAATTGGTTATTGGGTTGATTAATGCAGCAGTGAAAATTATCACTTAATATAAAAACAACACGTTCGAGCTcacttttttaaattgctttttaaaaaattgagactttattttttagagcagttctaggtttacagaaaacttgagcagaaagtacagagttcccatataccccctgttTCCTATATTAACATCTCACATTAGTGCATTTATTAGAATTGATGAACCAGtcttgatacattattattaactaaagttaaTAGTTTACATTAGGAGTCATTCTTTGTGTTATACAGTTctataagttttgacaaatgcatagtgaCATGCATCCACCATTATattatcacacagaatagtttcacttccCCCAAAATCCCCTGTATTCCACTTATtcatcccttcctcttcctccccgccccaccccttcccatccagccctggcaaccactgatctgtttattCTCTCTATTGctctgtcttttccagaatgtcatatattgaatggttggaatcatacaatatgtagctttttcagactggcttctttcacttagcaatatgcatttacatttcatgcatgtcttttcatggtcACTTTTTCAAGAGCTAATTCCATCTTTGGTCAGCATGTCATTCCTAGTGCAAGGGCAAACACTGGCAAATTTGGAACTTACCAGGATAATGGCAGGttttttgctttcaattttttttgttgtttcaaatttttaaattttgtttgggaggtttttggtttgttttgataaacattttttttttcggccataccgctcggcatgtgggatcttacttccctgaccagggatagaacctgtgccccctgcagtggaagcactggaggtgtggagtcttaaccactggactaccagggaagtcccttgataaacattttctaaaatttaatttagtttaatgATTAGTACTTTTGTGGTTAGTGATTTTTGTCTcctgtttaaaaaatctttgcctaTCCTAGTGCTGTGATGATAAtcccctatgttttcctctggaaACTTAGTTGTTTTCATTTCACAATTAGCTCTATGATCCATTACAAAGTAATTTTGTGTACAGTATAAAGTAGAAGTTAAGTCTTGTGGCTACTGTCCTTTTACCTAAGCAGCGTGAAAGGGAGCAGGAAGTTTCATGCTCTGTCCTTATCTTGTATCACTGCATAAATAAGTACGTTGTTgattttggagggaaaaaaaatagttaaccAAGCAGGAAATCGATCTTTGTTGTTAAATGTAATCTTTTGAGGGCTTTCTGAAAGAAGAGCTAAATTTAAGCACAAACAATATGTGGGTAACTTGAGTGCTGCTCCTAAAGGCCTTACTCTGATCTTGCCACTCTATTTAATTATGAGACAGTTGTCCTTCACTGTGGTGGTTCCCAAACTGCTGCCtatttcagaatcacctggagagcatttcttttttttattttgctgtatgtgggcctctcactgctgtggcctctcctgttgcggagcacgggctctggacacgcaggctcagcggccatggctcacgggcccagccactccgcggcatgtgggatcttcccagaccggggcatgaacccgtgtcccctgcatcggcaggcagactctcaaccactgcgccaccagggaagcccgcttggAGAGCTTTTAAAGATCTGGATGCCAGGCTGTGGAAGCCAGTCATCAGAAGTGGGTAAAAATTTCTAGGTGATTCCAACGGGCAACAGTGTTTGGAAACCACAGTCTTACTGGATGCCAAATACAGTGATTGGTGTTGCCACATGTGTGATCTTGTTTTTAATCCTAATAACAACTCTGCAAGGAGGGttttattgttacttttttttaacagacgAGAAACAATCTCAGGATAAAGTATATGGCTCCTCAAAGTATGTGGCACAGCTCTTTAGAATTAAAATCTAGGGCTGTTTGACTCCAAGATCAGTGTTCTGTCTACAACTCCATGCTCTCTTATTAACATTTCCTAGACGGCAGAAAGGTAAGAGTGGAGATTGTGTATTTTTTCACTcataattcaatatttattgattacctaTCATTTTAGGTGCTGGCGATACAGTGATAAAACAGACAATGTCTATGTTCTCATAGAGAACTCACATTCTAGTTGGGGGAGATAgttagaaaataaacaaggaaacccTGATAATTCTAGTTGCTGTGGATATAAAATAGGGCATGTATGAGCTAAACAGTAACTTGGACCAAAGTGTTTATAGCATTATGAGGGAACTCCTCTCAAAGCAGGCAACATTTGAGCTGAGGCCTAAACCATAAGAAGGAAGGAGCCAGCTGTGTAAAGTTCTAGTAGGAAGTTTAGGCAAAAGTAACATTGAGTGCAAAAGTCCTGAGGCAAGAATGAGCTAGTGAGGACCACCCAGGCCTGTATGGCTGGAACGTAAGTATGAGGGGTGACTAGGGAACTCAGGAGCCCGGATTGAGATGAGGTTTCACAGATAGCGAGGACCAGATATGGAAGGATTTACAGACCATTGTGAGAagtttggattttcttctttcttttttgtatattgaaataAAAGAGCTGTATTAGGGACTAGTATATAACATTTGCATACATTTTCAGGGTATTATACTATATTCCAAAAAACTGTTAATGCTCAAGGGGCGTTGGGCCATACTGTATCAGCTTGACctctggaggggctggaggctATGTCCACATGACCAATCCCCAGTAAAAACTCTGGACGCTAAGTTTCGGGTGAGCCTCCCCAGATGGCTCCATGCATGTTGTCACATGTCTTTGCCGCAGAAGTTAGTACTGTCTACACCTCCACTGGGAGAAGACAGCCAGAAGCCCTGCATGTGGAAGGCTCCAGCACTCTGCACCCTGcatctcttcccttggctgatTTTAATCAGTATCCTTTAGCTACAATAAACCATAATCACGAGTAAAACAGCTTTCAGAGAGTTCTGTGAGTGCTTCAAGCAAATTACCAAGCCTGAGGATGGTTTTGGAGGCTCCCAAACTTTGCACTTTGGGACCAACATTTTCCTTTGCCAATGTAGGTACTTGGGTGGAAATTTTTGAGAAACAGATCTACACCCTCATAAATTATAATCCACAATACTTATTGATCATCTACTCAATGATAGGCACTGAGCTAGGTActaggaatataaaaatgaacaaagcataCTCCAACTCCTCCCCGGAAGGAGCTCACAGACATTGTGCTATGGGACTGGGAAAGAGTGAATAAGACATCTTCTCTGCCTCCTGGAGGTGAGTGTATCGTGTAAATGAACAGGCATCCTGTGAACGTTTACACTGATACCAACTTCACTGCTTTCACTTGGGTATAATTCCCTCTGAGTTCGTGAGGAGGAGTCAAAGATTTCTAGTTCCCTTGGTGACTAGGCACATGGTTATATCGTTTATTGTACTAAGAGAGGGAACACAAATGCAGAAGCAAGTTATATGTAAAGGCAAGTTACTGATCTTTAAGTGGGTGTTTGAGACCCCAGCACGATGTCCATACATAAAGTTTAAGAGCCAAATGGAGGTTTGATCCAGAACTTGAGAGGTTGGAGTTGGAGACCCGGATTTGGGAGTCACAAGCATTAAGGTAGTTAATGCCCTGGAAAGGGATGGTCTGACTTGCAACTTTGTAACACCCTCTACAGATTGTTAGTAAGTGTGGCTGAAAGCTGGTGTAATATGTTGCGAAACACCGGCGTTTAAGGGCCGTACAGAGCAAAGCAGGCATGGAAGGAGGCTGACAATCCAGAGAGTTTGGAGGACCCCCAGAGTGGTGTGATGCAATACAAGAGAAGTTCCATCAAAGGAGGCTGTTCAGAGTGCGCTGGAATGAGGTCAAGCAGGAGAGGATTCACTCTGGGACGTGGTAAGTCCACTTACCCATAGAGGTCTTCCATGACGACTGAGGGAAGCACATTGAGAGTAATTTTATTTTGAGGAAGAGATGCAGCAGGATCAGAAAGCAATCCTGGTCTCTCTGGGCAAGGGCTTTAAGGTGGCGGtgaaaagacaaaatttttagcttttctttgcctttaataaATTCTTACTGAATCTGAAAGTTTGGTTGGACCACTGCCTGAGGATCTGTCTCTTCTCAGGGGTCCTCAGAAAAGAGCATTAGAAACCTCTGATTGAGGGCGTGCGCGGCCCCGCCTCCAGTCCTTCAGCCCGGCCGCAGTATCACGGCGCAGCCGCCAGGGGGTGCAGACTCCGGGCCCATCAGCGAGACTTGGGGCGGGGCCAACTGCGGGGCGGGCCCTGGCACGGCTTCCGGTTTCCGGCGGAGCCATCGATCGACGCGCGCAGCCGTCATGGCAGCGGAGGAGAAGGACCCTCTGAGCTATTTCGCGGCTTACGGGAGCAGCAGCTCAGGCTCCTCGGACGAGGAGGATAACAGCGAGCCGGAGGAGACAAGTCGTAAGGCCTCGGATCCGGCGAAGTCGGCGGGCGGCTGTGGGAACAAGGCGGAGAAGCGGCTGCCTGGACCCGACGAGCTGTTCCGGAGCGTGACTCGCCCGGCCTTTCTCTACAATCCGCTCAACAAACAGATCGACTGGGAGAGGCACGTCGTCAAGGCGCCAGAGGAGGTGAGGTCCCCGACCCCGTTTCCCGATCTAGGTCCCGGCCTCCGCCCCCTTCCTCCGGAGCCCCCTCCTGGGGACCAGCTGTCCGCCCCACACACGCAGTCACCCCCTACGGGATGCCGCAccaccctctcccacctccaaccCTGGGGAGCCcgggccccctcccccagcctggtgGGTGTCAGACCGGATCCGCAGCCCCGCCCCCTTGTGAGGAGACCCAAACCTCCGCGCTCGGTGCCCTGACCCCGCGCGGCTAGGACTAACGGTGGTGACTCCCCCGCCCCCCTGCTGCAGCTTCTCCCCGAGACCCCTTCCCTTTGATGCCGAAGTGCCTGCGGTGCTGCCTCCAAGACAGTGTCTGCTGCAGCCTCCTGAAGGGGTCAGCCTTGGCGTAGTATCTCTGAGACTGGATTCTTCTTTGGTAACTAAAAGTTAATAGCTTTATTCGTATAGGGAACCCTTTGGCTTTTCACTTAACAGTAGTGTGATTTTGATggaaaaatatgtctttaaaccttaaaaaagaaaaaaaaaagtcagcctgAAGAATAAACGAACTGCAGGGAGGTGCATGTGCCCATACCGATTATAGGAACCTCGGTTCGTCACAGTGTTTCTTAATGTGTTTGCTTAACAGCCTCCGAAGGAATTCAAAATATGGAAGTCAAACTATGTACCACCTCCGGAGACCTACTCTACTGAGAAGAAACCTCCCCCTCCAGAGTTggatatggcaataaaatggtcTAACATATATGAGGACAATGGTGATGATGCCCCACAGAATGCTAAGAAAGCTAGGCTTCTCCCAGAAGGGGAGGAGACAGTGGAATCAGGTAAGGAAAGTCAGACTCCAGTGGTAATGCCTTTTGGTCCCTGTGATGAGTTTTAAGAG
Proteins encoded in this region:
- the BCL10 gene encoding B-cell lymphoma/leukemia 10 gives rise to the protein MEPTAPSLTEEDLTEVKKDALENLRVYLCEKIIAERHFDHLRAKKILSREDTEEISCRTSSRKRAGKLLDYLQENPKGLDTLVESIRREKTQNFLIQKITDEVLKLRNIKLEHLKGLKCSSCEPFPDGATNNLSRSNSDDSNFSEKLRASTVIYHPEGESSTAPFFSTDSSLNLPVLEVGRTENPTFSSTTLPRPGDPGAPPLPPELQLEEEGTCGNSSEMFLPLRSRALLRQ
- the C2H1orf52 gene encoding UPF0690 protein C1orf52 homolog, with amino-acid sequence MAAEEKDPLSYFAAYGSSSSGSSDEEDNSEPEETSRKASDPAKSAGGCGNKAEKRLPGPDELFRSVTRPAFLYNPLNKQIDWERHVVKAPEEPPKEFKIWKSNYVPPPETYSTEKKPPPPELDMAIKWSNIYEDNGDDAPQNAKKARLLPEGEETVESDDEKEEHTSKKRKIEPGEPTKKKK